Genomic segment of Nitrospira sp.:
GCCTCCTTATGGTGATGGGGTCTGATATGAGAAGCCTTCGCTGAGTGTGGTGATGCGGTGAAAGACTCACACACTCAGTATGATGTGATTCTAACTACCACAATATGGGGTGTCAAGGTATTGAGCGAATCGCGAAAGGCGCACTAGCACTGTCGAATCGCATGCGCGTGCGATGACAAAATAGACAGCATCACGGTGCGCTTGTTTGACAGTAAAAGAATCATCTCGATACAATCCCGCACCTTTCAAGCTGCTCCTCACCTCATCGTGATGCGGTCCCTTGTATGAAAAGTAAAAGCATCGGCATCCTGACCAAACCAAAATTTCCCGAAGTGAAAGCCACGGTCCAAGCCGTAGTCAGTTGGTTGCGTGCCCGAAACATCGACGTGTTGCTGGACACGACCGCGACCGCCTTACTCGGTGAACCGGGCGGGTTCCAAAAAACGCAACTGGCCAGTAAGGCCGATGTCCTTCTGGTGTTAGGGGGCGATGGCACCATGTTGAACGCGGCCCGCTTGGCTGGCGAACGTGGCATTCCGATACTCGGAGTCAATATGGGCGGACTTGGCTTCCTCACCGAGGTCCGCCTGGAGAACTTGTATCCGTCCCTCGAACGGGTCTTTGCGAACGATTTTGTGCTCGACGAACGACTGATGTTGAAGACTCATGTCCATCGACATGGAGAAACGGTGACGCGCGGGGTCATGCTGAATGACGTGGTCGTCAGCAAAGGCACGCTGGCGAGAATGATCGAACTGAAAATTGCCATCCAGGGGCAATTCGTCACGAACCTGCGCGGTGACGGTTTGATCATCAGCACCCCGACTGGGTCGACGGCCTATTCGCTCTCAGCCGGGGGGCCTATTATCAATCCGGCCGTCTCCTCATTGATTCTTACCCCGGTCTGTCCCCATACCCTGACGCACCGTCCGTTGATCGTGCCGGCCACCGCACAGATTGAGGTCATGCTGACCAGCAAGGACGATGGAGCGATGGCGACGCTGGACGGCCAAGTCGGCGTCGCATTGACCCAAGGCGATACGGTCGAAATTCACGCGTCCGAGCACTTGACGAGACTGATTCGCTTTCCGGAGA
This window contains:
- a CDS encoding NAD(+)/NADH kinase gives rise to the protein MKSKSIGILTKPKFPEVKATVQAVVSWLRARNIDVLLDTTATALLGEPGGFQKTQLASKADVLLVLGGDGTMLNAARLAGERGIPILGVNMGGLGFLTEVRLENLYPSLERVFANDFVLDERLMLKTHVHRHGETVTRGVMLNDVVVSKGTLARMIELKIAIQGQFVTNLRGDGLIISTPTGSTAYSLSAGGPIINPAVSSLILTPVCPHTLTHRPLIVPATAQIEVMLTSKDDGAMATLDGQVGVALTQGDTVEIHASEHLTRLIRFPESSYYEVLREKLKWGDG